A window from Gottschalkiaceae bacterium SANA encodes these proteins:
- the glmM gene encoding phosphoglucosamine mutase, with the protein MARLFGTDGVRGVANSELTPELAFQLGRVATYVITKGVKQGKVIVGMDTRRSCDLLEAALVAGICSVGSDALCVGVVPTPAVAFLTREYEADAGVVISASHNPVEFNGIKFFNRNGFKLTDEMEDEIEAIIASEEGISYRPIGRDVGQRIAVRNGVGEYLDFLENASDISLKGVKVVLDCGNGASYQAAPAIFERLGAEAIVINHSPNGLNINVECGSTHPDGLQELVLESGADFGLAFDGDADRLMGVDEHGNLIDGDHVLAICARSLKEQGKLKNNMVVGTIMANLGLNHFLDAEGIDFVQTKVGDRYVLEAMRAGDYALGGEQSGHIIFLEHNTTGDGLLSAIKLSEAIVKSGLTASELANSLTKYPQVLLNAIVSNQNKHAYMEDEEVAKRIAEIEAHFHGEGRVVIRPSGTEPLVRVMLEGKDEIEMRKMAADLVKLIETRLGK; encoded by the coding sequence ATGGCAAGATTATTTGGAACAGATGGTGTGCGTGGTGTGGCAAATTCTGAGCTGACACCGGAATTGGCTTTTCAATTGGGCCGAGTTGCGACCTATGTGATTACAAAGGGTGTAAAACAAGGGAAAGTCATTGTTGGGATGGACACGCGTCGCTCCTGTGATTTATTGGAAGCAGCACTTGTTGCGGGGATCTGTTCAGTTGGTTCTGATGCCTTGTGTGTAGGCGTGGTACCAACACCTGCCGTTGCATTTTTAACACGAGAATATGAAGCGGATGCAGGTGTTGTGATTTCAGCTTCTCATAATCCGGTTGAATTTAACGGAATTAAATTTTTCAACCGCAACGGATTCAAACTTACCGATGAAATGGAAGATGAGATTGAGGCGATTATTGCAAGTGAAGAGGGAATTAGCTATCGACCAATTGGACGAGATGTGGGACAACGCATTGCGGTTCGTAATGGCGTGGGTGAGTACCTGGACTTCTTGGAAAATGCATCGGACATTTCCTTAAAGGGTGTTAAAGTCGTTTTGGATTGTGGAAATGGCGCAAGCTATCAAGCCGCTCCAGCAATCTTTGAAAGATTGGGTGCAGAGGCGATTGTGATCAATCACTCACCAAACGGATTGAATATCAATGTGGAGTGTGGATCAACCCATCCTGATGGCTTGCAAGAGCTGGTATTGGAATCAGGTGCGGATTTCGGACTTGCTTTTGATGGAGACGCCGATCGATTAATGGGTGTTGATGAACATGGAAATTTAATTGACGGGGATCACGTTTTAGCAATTTGCGCGCGTTCATTGAAAGAACAGGGCAAGTTGAAGAACAATATGGTAGTGGGCACGATTATGGCGAATTTGGGCTTAAACCACTTCTTGGATGCTGAGGGAATTGATTTTGTTCAGACCAAGGTTGGGGATCGATATGTACTAGAAGCCATGCGAGCTGGTGACTATGCATTGGGTGGTGAGCAGTCTGGTCACATTATCTTCCTTGAGCATAATACAACGGGTGACGGCTTGTTGTCAGCGATAAAGCTTTCGGAAGCGATTGTGAAATCCGGCTTAACCGCTTCCGAATTGGCGAATTCTTTAACCAAGTACCCACAGGTACTTTTAAATGCGATTGTTAGCAATCAGAATAAGCACGCATATATGGAAGATGAGGAAGTTGCCAAGCGTATTGCTGAGATTGAAGCGCATTTCCATGGAGAAGGACGCGTTGTTATTCGGCCATCGGGTACGGAACCTTTGGTTCGTGTCATGCTAGAAGGTAAAGATGAGATAGAAATGCGAAAAATGGCGGCGGATCTAGTAAAACTCATTGAAACACGCCTAGGAAAATAG